One Nostoc punctiforme PCC 73102 DNA window includes the following coding sequences:
- a CDS encoding TrbI/VirB10 family protein, with translation MDDRGYLPPHNFTIEQGSQVTIAMISVDSTSGVRAEVTAILKDGTEYPISPGTISVLGEAGSPLAARPYDNKGSEIAKYDATLGTIAGLAKVGEIINQPDEEVTEDLPLGGTRTRSRNNNRNLGAAFIEGAFGKLGETVSKRTERATDEINRRPNVWYVPKDTKITIKVDRSIKL, from the coding sequence GTGGATGATCGAGGTTATCTGCCACCACACAACTTTACCATTGAGCAGGGATCGCAGGTAACTATCGCCATGATTTCGGTTGATAGCACATCAGGCGTGCGTGCCGAAGTCACGGCTATTCTCAAAGACGGAACTGAATACCCCATATCACCCGGAACGATATCAGTCCTGGGAGAAGCAGGTTCCCCCCTAGCCGCCAGACCCTACGACAACAAGGGATCTGAAATTGCCAAGTATGATGCCACCTTGGGGACAATAGCTGGTCTTGCCAAGGTAGGGGAAATTATCAACCAGCCGGATGAAGAAGTCACAGAAGATTTGCCTTTAGGTGGGACAAGAACCCGCAGCCGCAATAACAACCGCAACCTGGGAGCTGCCTTTATTGAAGGTGCCTTTGGCAAACTTGGCGAAACAGTCAGCAAGCGGACAGAACGTGCCACCGACGAAATCAACCGCCGTCCCAATGTCTGGTATGTGCCTAAAGACACCAAAATCACAATCAAAGTCGATAGGTCAATCAAACTGTGA
- a CDS encoding restriction endonuclease subunit S, producing the protein MKYRLESLLALHSEGRWDIDYHLPPEGIKQLHPDSLKPISYAANIVQTKRDPTKKPDEEFIYIDISSVDVSTGVIVSPQELLGSEAPSRARKVVNAYDLIISTCRPTRGAIAVIPEIYHNQICSTGFSVIRPKKEVNPFYLHFAIRLASTLEQFRKFSTGSSYPAILDSDVNKTLIPLPDKETQDLIASHVLKGLNQRQEAIEKANKLYQENVEVVIKSLSSGKYDKLKNDFDSHVYKLEDIVLRLSQLNGKEGTEVIGG; encoded by the coding sequence ATGAAGTATCGACTAGAAAGTTTACTTGCTCTTCACTCAGAGGGGCGTTGGGATATTGACTATCACTTACCACCAGAAGGAATCAAGCAGCTCCATCCAGATAGCTTAAAGCCAATCTCTTACGCTGCTAATATAGTCCAGACAAAAAGAGATCCAACCAAGAAACCAGATGAAGAGTTTATCTATATTGATATTTCGAGCGTAGATGTAAGCACTGGAGTTATTGTTTCACCTCAAGAACTTTTAGGAAGTGAAGCTCCTTCTAGAGCCAGAAAAGTAGTAAACGCTTACGATTTAATTATTTCTACGTGCCGACCAACTAGAGGAGCGATTGCAGTTATACCCGAAATTTATCATAACCAAATATGCTCAACTGGTTTTAGTGTAATACGCCCTAAAAAAGAGGTTAACCCATTTTATCTTCACTTTGCGATTCGTTTAGCTAGTACGCTGGAGCAGTTTAGGAAATTTTCGACTGGATCTAGTTATCCTGCCATACTAGACAGTGATGTCAATAAAACACTAATTCCGTTGCCTGATAAAGAAACACAGGATTTAATAGCAAGTCATGTTTTAAAGGGACTGAATCAGAGGCAAGAGGCAATAGAAAAAGCTAACAAGCTTTACCAAGAAAACGTTGAAGTGGTCATTAAATCATTGTCATCAGGAAAATATGACAAACTGAAAAACGACTTTGACAGCCATGTATACAAATTAGAAGATATAGTTTTGCGTTTGAGTCAACTAAACGGAAAGGAAGGTACAGAAGTTATCGGTGGATGA
- a CDS encoding type IV secretory system conjugative DNA transfer family protein encodes MNNYLFLTAKTKTVREVKATHKNSNTDFSKYTDKLMSPQGLALAGGIGLLLLLQLFSNGKKGKLATSYWGGAKETAQAKKKALKQILAPKCDSASLYIGIHKYKGQKSPKGSGGVPVYVPDVQRGTAVIGAPGSGKSFSAINPMIYSAIDQGFGIVLYDFKYASLAKIASYAKSKGYDVHIFAPGFPESEVCNPIDFLRDSSDAETARQLATVINKNFRLLGNASEDAFFGPAGDQLTQAILMLTKEFGDRADIMTAAAILSSEKMVERLMAAALNPWIKIAFGQLFSSAGSEKTVAGIAGSASLMFTRFMARGTLGCFVGKTTLPLEVKRKQMIIFGLDRERRDAVSPLMTSILHMVVSRSIAKKGKEDGPLVVCLDELPSIFLPDLFKWLNESRSEGFCGILGWQNMGQLEKIYGKEISKAILGACGTKFVFNPGEEESARLFSAYLGEEEIKYKQKSRSTGGGKASTSISEQERTRKLLEPAQFLKLPPGKCLFINPAYSNKNEGSVPILKNIKIPKYIIELEQENDTKWDKVIKELARKSTQKKPTQEDLDLRVKEVDRKFPIPQAPVQAGNAPLPVDAYKSFF; translated from the coding sequence ATGAATAATTATCTGTTTTTAACTGCTAAAACTAAGACTGTTAGAGAAGTAAAAGCTACTCATAAAAATAGCAATACTGACTTTAGTAAATATACAGATAAGCTCATGTCACCTCAAGGTTTGGCACTTGCGGGTGGAATTGGCTTATTGTTGCTTTTACAGCTTTTTAGTAATGGTAAAAAAGGCAAGCTTGCTACTAGCTATTGGGGTGGAGCAAAGGAAACCGCCCAAGCTAAGAAAAAAGCCTTGAAGCAAATCTTAGCTCCTAAGTGTGATAGTGCTAGTCTGTATATCGGGATACACAAATACAAGGGTCAAAAATCACCCAAGGGGAGTGGGGGAGTTCCAGTTTATGTACCTGATGTCCAACGCGGAACTGCTGTAATTGGCGCACCTGGTAGCGGTAAATCATTCTCGGCTATCAACCCGATGATTTACTCAGCAATTGACCAAGGTTTTGGTATCGTACTATATGACTTCAAGTATGCAAGTCTTGCCAAAATCGCCAGTTATGCCAAATCAAAGGGGTATGACGTACATATCTTTGCACCGGGATTTCCCGAATCGGAGGTATGTAATCCCATCGATTTCTTGCGCGATTCCTCTGATGCTGAAACCGCACGGCAGTTAGCTACGGTTATTAACAAGAACTTCCGCCTGTTAGGTAATGCGTCTGAGGATGCATTCTTTGGCCCTGCGGGCGATCAGCTGACGCAGGCTATCTTAATGTTAACCAAGGAGTTTGGCGACCGCGCTGATATTATGACAGCTGCGGCAATACTTTCCAGCGAGAAGATGGTCGAACGCTTGATGGCAGCAGCATTAAACCCCTGGATTAAGATAGCTTTTGGTCAATTATTTAGTTCGGCTGGCTCCGAAAAAACCGTGGCGGGTATCGCTGGTAGCGCTTCATTGATGTTCACCCGGTTCATGGCAAGGGGTACATTGGGATGCTTTGTCGGTAAAACAACCCTTCCCCTGGAGGTAAAACGCAAACAGATGATTATCTTCGGGTTAGACCGCGAACGCCGCGATGCTGTCAGCCCCCTGATGACCAGCATTCTCCACATGGTAGTTTCCCGCAGTATCGCCAAAAAAGGCAAGGAAGATGGCCCATTAGTAGTATGTCTTGACGAGTTGCCAAGTATCTTCCTTCCAGATTTATTTAAATGGCTTAACGAATCTCGTTCCGAAGGATTCTGCGGTATCCTGGGTTGGCAAAATATGGGTCAGCTTGAAAAGATTTATGGTAAAGAAATCTCTAAAGCCATCCTCGGTGCGTGCGGCACAAAATTTGTTTTTAATCCTGGTGAAGAAGAATCTGCTAGATTATTTTCTGCATATTTAGGTGAAGAGGAAATTAAATATAAACAAAAATCTCGCTCAACTGGAGGGGGTAAAGCCAGCACATCTATCAGCGAACAAGAACGGACTCGGAAGCTACTTGAGCCTGCCCAATTCCTAAAATTACCACCTGGTAAATGTCTATTTATTAACCCAGCTTATAGTAATAAAAATGAGGGTTCAGTACCAATCTTAAAAAATATCAAAATCCCGAAATATATTATCGAACTCGAACAAGAAAACGATACTAAGTGGGATAAAGTCATTAAGGAGCTTGCTAGGAAAAGTACCCAGAAAAAGCCCACACAGGAAGATTTAGATTTGCGAGTCAAGGAAGTAGATCGGAAGTTTCCTATCCCACAAGCACCCGTACAAGCAGGCAATGCACCGTTACCTGTTGATGCATACAAGAGCTTTTTCTAA